ggatagattcttgattagtatgggcatcagtggtaatggggagaaggcaggagaatggggttaggagggagggatagatcagccatgattgaatggtggagtagacttgatgggccgaactgcacacactagaggcaggaaacatgttcccgatgttgggggagtccagaaccaggggccacacagtttaagaataaggagtaagccatttagaacagagacgaggaaacactttttctcacagagagtggtgagtctgtggaattctctgcctcagagggcggtggaggcaggttctctggatgctttctttttttctttttcttttttattagaagtacggtaagttaccataatacacaacacatatgtcttaatacatttttttgtaccgcttcattttttgagctttaagaaaaagatagaagtaaaggaagtaaggaaagtgcgcaagagtcatgaaggtgcaagagagtgttgagaaaagaaagccccttagaaaagaagttagagaaggaagtaaagaaagaaattagaccctagaaaagaaggaaaaagaaaggagaaacaatcgctctattataacattaaactccgcagaaaggggactaccaaccaagtctgtttttgttgttttaccccccgttgattgaatggtggagtagacttgatgggccgaactgcacacactagaggcaggaaacatgttcccgatgttgggggagtccagaaccaggggccacagtttaagaataaggagtaagccatttagaacagagacgaggaaacacttttactcacagagagtggtgagtctgtggaattctctgcctcagagggcggtggaggcaggttctctggatgctttcaagagagagctagatagggctcttaaagatagtggggtcaggggatctggggagaaggcaggaacggggtactgattggggatgatcagccatgatcacattgaatggcggtgctggctcgaagggccaaatggcctactcctgcacctattgtctattgtctattgaatggcctaattctgctcctatcacttaccttGTGGTTCCATAATCCCTCTGAGTCCTCTTTGTTCTCCTTTCCCAGCTACGCCAATGTAACGGAGCCAGTAGTTCCAAGTGCTGCAGCGGGCAGCGTGGTTCCCAGGACTAGCGGGAAAGAAGACGGAAATTCGCAGAACGTAACTGACGTGGTAGCGCATTTGATGAAAGTGGGACGCCAGTTAGACACGGACGTTGAATTAAATAGGTAGGTGAATGGATATCGGTGTTGTGGGACCACAAACGTTCCTTGATTTTAAGCTTCCGTCTGCACTTCCCTCACTGAGGGAGGTCCCACCAAAGCCCTGCCTTCCCATCAAGGGATTCCCGGCCGGATTCTTGGATGAACTGAGAAAATTCCcatttagttgtagtttagtttagagatacagcatgcaggcccttcagcccaccgagtccactgctcacccgttcacacttgtttcACACACAGTTCCTGCCACCTTGCacccaggaactctaccgctgtgccaccgtgcatatATACGCTGTGGTTGTCCTCTCATTCTGCTGCAGCGAGAGTGAAGAACTCACCAGTCCGATCCATAAAACCCAGGCGGGAGCGATCTCATGGTTTTCCCTGTTCCTTCCCTGCAGGTTATTACAGCCCCTCCTGAACAGCAACACGCCCCTACAAGTGCTCCAGGAGCTGATCAAGGCCATTTTCGGCAAAGGCAACTTCTCCAGCTATACGCCATTCATCTTTCTCTTCTACCTGTCCAAGCGATTTTTGCCAGGAGTGAGTAGCCATGTCTTGCGATCGTGAAGCCATCTTCCAGCGGTGGGTGGCAGCCATCCCACATTGTCGTCTTGGATGAGCCAGTGCACAATGAACCTgtcttttatttaaaaatatttttattagaacatatacatatcataaccaAAACACGATTTGTTTACCAGTTACATTTAAACACAGTTTCtattttttataattttttttgaaAGATAGTGCTATAGAGAGAAAAGAAATAAGGGTTTAGAAAAAGGAAACTATAAGCtaatagagagggaagggagaaaaaaattaagacaagtctaatttttctaagtgtaatccacattttaattgtgggggttattggATTTTTccaaaaattttaatattaattttttcccaattattatacaaTAATCAAGGATATTTCTTTGATTTATTGTAAGTTTTATGCTTTGTTCTgaaattcctaatattattagttttgggtcaggatccaattggatattaacaacaGAATGAACCTGTCTAACCTttgctttggtctgaagaagggtttcgacccaaaacgttgcctatttcctttgctccatagatgctgcctcacccgctgagtttctccagcatttttgtctaccctttgCTGTGACTTCCATGGAATTGTATCGAGACATGATTCAGAGACAGCTTTACCTGgtggacacataatgctggagtaactcagcgggtcaggcagcatctctggagggaaggaatagccaACGTTTTTAACCATGGCCTTCGAttataaccaacatctgcagttctttcatgtgCAACTTTCCCTGGCATCTAACCTGGTCTTTGGGAAAGTTCGATGTACCTTTAGTCAATACAGGAGTGGCAATCCAGGGAAAGGTTAATAAAGGCTCTATAGCATAGTGTAGTCAGATTAGCGGTGGATCAGTGAGGCATAGTGGCTCTGCAGTAGAGGGTGACAATGTGACTACACTTAAATCTCTTACAGTTCTTCACCAGACCATCAATGTAATTGTAAAGATACAAacaagtgcggcacggtggtgcagcggtagagttgctgcctcacagcgccagagacccgggttcgatcccgactgcgggcgctgtctgtacaatgtttgtacgttctccctgttacctgcgtgggttttctccgggtgctccggtttcctcccacactccaaagacgtgcaggtttgtaggttaattgacttcggtaaaaaaatggtaaattgtccctcgtgtgtgtgcgatagtgttagcgtgggggggcgatcgctggtcggcgcggactcggtgggacgaagggcctgttttttgtgctgtatctcttcaaagtaaagtctaaagcttTGCATAACACTGAAGGCAGCTGACTAGTTGGTCTGGTTCTCTTTTTAAGATCTTGGAAAGCGAATCGTGGGCTACTTTTATGAAATGGTTGGAAGTATTCGTTACTGAAGTGGTGGCTCCATGGATCAGCAAGATGGGCGGCTGGGTGAGTAACCATGCCGGCCACACGCTGAGCTGTGGTGATCAGGAGTTACTGTCGGCATATTGTATGCGGCGTGGTCACCATTCTTTAACGGTGTGAGATGTCTTGGTACACCGGCACGCCTCCCCTCCTGGAAGTGTTGCCCCTTGCTGGGGGGGTGGAGTTCCATGAGTGCTGGAGTACAGGCACACCTCTgtccagttcagtctgaagaagggtctcgacctgaagcgtcacccattccttctctccagagatgctgcctgtcccgctgagttactccagcattttgtgtctaactctggGATGGAGTTCCATGGGTACCCTCCCTTGCTGGGGTACAGTTTTGTGGACAATGCTCCTTACTAGAGTAGATTCATTGGGtttcaaaaaaaaatttaaatcaaaaaatgtattcagttattaaaaaataatatttacactacaataaaacaagccagaacccaccaccataatacaatacaaacatatatccttaataacctactatacaagttacaatccttgtcaaggatacattcaacaccctgcggtcccggaactcccccagggtgcccgtggacagggcgtattcccattCTAACCCCACCTGGGAACGTACGTattcccggaaaaggggcaggcagccggctcgggcagagccctccaccgcctggagacgtgactcgcggatggccagcttggccaggcccaggagcaacccaaccaggacaccttcagccccaaaccctctcccctacgcacagggatgtccaaagatgaggatggtgggtgaaaaatgcagccagaaggcaaggagcagcccctttaggctgcagcctcacgcactccatgtacacgtggtacacagactcttccagcccgcaacaagtggcaggcggctggcgagtctgggaaccgcgagagaaacaggttgcagggaacacctcggtgcaataccctccaccccaggtccccaatgtagagggggagaatccctgcgtagagggagtaGATTGATTGTTAGGtactttattgtcaggtgtacttgGTACGGTGACATTCTTCGTTTTGCCCACAGgacacaagtatgcaaagagcCACCACGTAAAGGGTGCCGAAAAAGTTTAAAAATATCAATATAGTCCCTCTTCCTTctcaatccccctcccccccctagttcctctttgttctcgatgccccccccccacacaccagatCCCTCTTTGGGTCAAGTTTCAAGGGCACCATCCCTTGTCGTCCAAGGTTGCCTGGGCACTGCCCTTGTCGGGGACCAGTTCCTGGAATGCTGCCCCCTGCTGGGGTACAGCTCCAAACACACCGTCCCTTGTAGCAGTCTAGTAATGTGGGCACTGATTTCatcgaaacatagacaacaggtgcaggagtaggccattcggcccttcgagccagcacctgccattcaatgtgatcatggctgatcatccccaatcagtaccccgttcctgccttctccccatatcccctgaccccgctatttttaagagccctatctagctctctcttgaaagcatccagagaaccggcctccaccgccctctgaggcagagaattccacagactcaccactctctgagagaaaaagtgtttcctcgtctccgttctaagtggcttactcctcattcttaaaaagctagacatgaaaagctggagtaactcagcgggtcaggcagcatctgtggagaaaaggaataggtgacgtttcaggtccagacccttcttcagaccaagtgcTCTGATGTGTGTAAACTCGTCTGATTAGACTGGGGCACATTGTTGGTGTAGAGGTGGTTTATCCCCTGTGTTGCCCTGTGCGACTGGTAGTATTGTGTAGTGGGAGCTTCAGCCGAACCATGATGTGCTTGCCCTGGGAGTGTTTGGTGCGACTATGCAGAAGGAGCCTTGGTGTATTTCACTCCTGTGGTACCCGCCTCCATGCTCGGTTCCCTCTGTACGATCCCCTGATATTAACGgtcttgtgtctccctctgtcCACAGGAAGGGCTACTCTGTGCCCTCGGGAGTCTCCTGGCTGCGGGCCTGGTGGTGGGGCTGAAAATGCTGCTCACAAAGTCATAGATTAGTGAACCTGCCACGGCCACATCAGTGTCCCTAGACCCATATCAGCTTCCAAGATCCATATCAGCTTTCCTGGGCCATATCGGCTTCCTAGACCCATTTCAGCCTCCCAGGGCCATATCAGCATCCTAGGGCCATATCAACTTCCAAGATCCATATCAGCATCCAAGATCCATATCAGCTACCTAGACCCATATCAGCTACCTAGACCCATATCAGCTACCAAGATCCATATCAGCTACCTAGACCCATATCAGCTACCTAGACCCATATCAGTTATCCAGGGCCATATCCGCTCCTAGAAGCATATCAGCGTCCAAGACCCATATCAGCCTCCCAGATCCATATCAGCCTCCTCGACCCGTATCAGCCTTGCACAATCGAATCAGTGTGTCACAGCCATGTCAGCCTTCCAAAGCAATATCAGCATCTCACAGCCATATCAGCCTCCTAGACCCGTCAGTGTCCTAGATCCATATCAGCTTCCCACAGTTACATCAGTCTTAGACCCGTATCAACCTCCCACAGTCATATCAGCGTCCCTCAGTCATAACGGTATCCCACAGCCATATCATCCTTCCACAGTTGTATCAGCGATCAAGAGGCATATCATCCTCCCACAGCCTTATCAGCGTTGGAGAGTGGTATCAGCCTCCCTCAGTCGGATCAACGTTCCACAGCCATGTCAACCTCCCAGAGCAACATCAGCGTTCCAGAGCAACATCAGCGTTCCAGAGCAACATCAGCGTTCCAGAGCAACATCAGCGTTCCAGAGCAACATCAGCGTTTCAGAGCAACATCAGCGTTCCAGAGCAGCATCAGCGTTCCAGAGCAGCATCAGCGTTCCAGAGCAACATCAGCGTTCCAGAGCAACATCAGCGTTCCAGAGCAGCATCAGCGTTCCAGAGCAACATCAGCGTCCCAGAGCAACATCGGCGTTCCAGAGCAAC
This DNA window, taken from Amblyraja radiata isolate CabotCenter1 chromosome 38, sAmbRad1.1.pri, whole genome shotgun sequence, encodes the following:
- the LOC116966738 gene encoding uncharacterized protein LOC116966738; the protein is MAEHAAFCNGPSNVVLPDRAISCHSLQQEQDPSSCSQHPEKDASSQVTSNIIQLFRSYANVTEPVVPSAAAGSVVPRTSGKEDGNSQNVTDVVAHLMKVGRQLDTDVELNRLLQPLLNSNTPLQVLQELIKAIFGKGNFSSYTPFIFLFYLSKRFLPGILESESWATFMKWLEVFVTEVVAPWISKMGGWEGLLCALGSLLAAGLVVGLKMLLTKS